The nucleotide sequence TCACCAACGATGGCGCTGAAACCGACCTCGACCTCGGCCATTATGAAAGATTCCTGGATTCGGACCTTTCCCGCAACAATAATGTGACAACCGGGCAGATTTACAATCATGTCATTATGCGGGAGCGGAAAGGCGATTATCTGGGCGGCACAGTCCAGGTGATTCCTCATATCACTACGGCAATCAAGGAAAAGATTCTGCGCTTGTCAGCCGGGGATGTTTTCGACGTCATACTCTGCGAAGTCGGTGGAACAGTAGGAGACATTGAAAGCCTGCCGTTCCTTGAAGCGATCCGCCAGTTGAAAAAAGATGTTGGCCAGAAAAATGTCTGTTACATCCACGTCACCCTGGTGCCGCACCTTAAAACAACCGGGGAGCTGAAAACCAAACCGACTCAGCACAGTGTCAAGGAATTGAGGAGTCTTGGCCTTCAACCCGATATCATAGTCTGCCGCACGGAAAAACACATCAGCAGGAGCATCAAGGAAAAGATTGCGCTTTTCTGTGATACAGATCCGGAAGCTGTAATTGAAGCCAGAGACCTCACCTCCATCTATGAAATTCCATTGGTCATGGAAAAACAGGGCCTTGCCACACATGTGTTGAAGAGGCTGGAACTTCCTGCCTCAGAGCCTGATCTTGCTTCCTGGGAAAGCATGGTCACAATGGTTAAGAAGATCAAGACCTACGAACTCACCATCGCTCTCGCCGGCAAGTATGTAGAGCTGAAGGACGCTTATCTTTCTGTGATCGAATCCTGCTACCATTCCTCGACCTGGGAAGATACCAAGCTTACAATCGTACCGCTGGACACAGATCAGCTCACTCCGGAAGAGCTTAAAACAAGTATTCAATCCGTCCAGGGTGTGATCGTCCCAGGAGGTTTTGGGAGCAGAGGCATCGAAGGAAAGATTGAAGCAGTCAGACTGGCGCGTGAACTTAAAATTCCTTTCCTCGGACTCTGTCTCGGCATGCAGTGTACAGTAATTGAATTCGCCCGCAATGTCTGCGGACTTGCAGGTGCCAACAGCACTGAATTTGATCAGAATACGATTTATCCTGTAATCGACATTCTGCCTGAACAGAAAGACATCGAAAAACTAGGCGGCACCATGCGGCTTGGTCTTTTCCCCTGCATCATCGAAGATAAATCACTGGCAAACCGTATCTATGACAGCAAACTGATTTTTGAGCGTCACCGCCACCGCTATGAATTCAATAATGCCTATCGAAAAACCTTGTCCGATAAGGGGCTTGTGTTTTCAGGACTTTCTCCGGACCGCCGACTGGTGGAAATTGTGGAACTGAAGGAACATCCTTTCTTCATTTCCGTTCAGTTTCACCCGGAATTCAGGTCAAGACCGACTACACCACATCCCCTGTTTTTACAGTTCATCAAAGCCTGCCTGAAATATGCTGAAAAATGATCTCAGAATTGCAGTGCTGGCCGATGATCTCACAGGCATCACAGATACAGCTTCAGTTTTTTTCGGTTTGAATTACCGCTGCCTTTTTTCCCTGAAAAACGAGTTTGTTCCGGAAAGCCGGATTTTATTCTTCAATTCAAGAACCAGAAATCTCAATTCCGGAAAAAACTTCTCAACCATACAATCCATTCATAAACATTTTCTGGGTCTCTGCAGTCAAAATGAGATTAATCTTGTGTACAAAAAAATCGACTCCACCCTGCGTGGCCCTATCCCGGACGAAGTGCTTTCCCTCTCAGAGCTTCTGAATCCAGGTCTGATCCCTTTTCTCCCTGAAAACCCTGTACAGAAAAGAGTTTATACCGGATCTGAGTATCTGGTGAACGGTTTCCCGATTGAGCAAACATTTTATGCCGCTGATCCTAATAACCCCTCCTCCAAAACCGTCTTTTTTAAACTGCAGAGCCGGCTCGGGAGCAGATTCTGGGCTCCCCCGATTTTCTCCTCTGCCGAACTTGAATCAGCTATGGCAACTCTTTTTCAGCGATCTGATTTTAATTTTATCGTGGCTTCAGCAGCAGCAGCAGCTTTTTTCCCACCCCTTGCTGCTGATTTTCCCCCTCCAGGAACCAAAACCAGAAAGTGCCTTGTGATCAGTGGCTCTCTCAACACTCTTAATTCCGCTCAATTGGAACTGCTGAGGAACTTTGCACTGGAAATTCCGATGTCCAGACTCAATCAAACTGATCAGTATTTATCACAGTCAGATCTTTGCCTGCTGGATCTTTCTAAAGCTGTCAGTCAGGTCAGTTTTGACCAATCCCTCCAAACACTGTCAAGTTCCCTGCTCAGCAAACCGAATCTGATTATCTGCGGTGGAGAAACTGCAGATTCCTTCCTTAGGTGCTCTTCGGCGGAAGTTTTGGAAGTTTCGGGAATCGCGGCCAGAGGAATTCCCCTCTGTTCGGACAGGAATCGGTTGATCATCATGAAACCCGGAGGTTTCGGAGAACCCGATTTTTATGAACGATGTTACCAACTGATCAGATCATTTCAGCATTAGTTGACAGTCTGCGGCAGAATACTGTTCCAATCACATCCAGATGCCAGGCTGATTGTTTTTTCTGCAGCAACAAATTTAATCCGCCGGGTGTTTCGGTATACAGCTTCGATTTCACTGTTGAGATCCTGAAGCAATATTTTCAGCTGCTCTCTTCTGACTCGCCCATCATCATAGGTGAATCCGCAACGAGGATCTGCGAAGGAGAGCCTCTGCTGCATCCGGATCTGAAGAAAATTCTTTCAAGCTTGAGAGAACTTTATCCTGAAACACCCATCAAACTTACAACGAATGGTGTACTTCTCGACCGGGACTGGCTTGATTTTTTCATTAAAATCAAGCCCTTCGAACTCACAGTCTCAGTCAATTCGATCGGACGCCACTATGAGTTCATGAAGTGCGAGCTGCTCCTTCCGCTCCCATTCATTACAGAATTTCTGTCCAGTAATTCTGTACCGCTCAACATCAGCCTGGTTTATTTTCGCCAGTTTGAAACAGATCTTTTCAGAGACCTCGAGTCTCTGAAAAAACTGCCCGCTCAATTATGGCGAATTCTAAAACCTGGCCGGTCTAAACTCGCTGATTTCAATGCAGACTGGCCTGAGAAATCATTTTATAAAAAACTGGACCCATTCAGAGAGGACCGATTGATTCTGCTGGAACCTCCCGAACTCTCTGATCTTGAGGCCAGAGTGCTTGGATTTACCCGCGTTTTTAAGTCTGGATTGCTGAAAGCGGGAGATGTAATTCTTGAAGTATCAGGGATTCCGGTGAAATCAAGGTATGAAGCTTTTCTTACTCTCACTTCTCTAAAAGATCCGACAATCAGATTCCAGAGAAACGGTCAGCTTTATGAGATGACTATCAGGAAAGAAAGAAAAGAAAAAAGCGGACTGGTTTTTGAACATGATATCCATCCTGATGACTGGAATTCTGTTTCAGGAATTCTTGCCAGCAATTTCAGGATTGTCTCTGCCCCTTTACCCGCATCTTTTCTGAAATCGATTTTCCCCGAAAAAAGGGAATTGATTATTTCCTGTCCGAATACAGTTTTCGGAGGTAATATCTGTGTGGCAGGACTGATGACACTTCAGGATCTGACAAAACTCGGCTTGAGCGGAAAATACTACCTGCCTTCCGTGATGTTCAACAATCTCGGTTTTGACCTTACGGGGCAGACGATCAAGAGTGGCGGGTTCGATGTCAGGCACAAGGCATTTTATCTGGAACTTTGAATCCTAAAAAAAAGGAGCTGTCCGACTTTTTGGACAGCCCCTTTTATTATCGCAAGTCTAATTCTCAAAGCCGTTTCAGGAAATTAATGATATTCTCTTGATCGAGTTTGACTCTGGTCAGATTGTGGGCTTCCTGCATCCAGTATTGGAAAGCCTTATCCTTGCGTGGTTTCAACAGCTGGGCTTTGATTTCCTCTTTTTTTTCGGCCAGCGGGATTGTTCTGGCAGGCTTCTTGTCGGTCACCTGCAAAAGATGAAATCCGTAAGGCGATTTGATGATGTCGCTGTTCTTTCCGACTTCTAGGCTGAATGCCACATCTTCGATTTCCTTGGGAAGTTTCCCGCGTGGAACTTCTCCAATATCCCCACCCATCTCACGGCTCTGGTCAAGTGAGAATTTGCGTGCCAGCTCCATGAAGTTTTCACCCTGAGACAGCTGAGTCTTGACTTTTTTAGCGGTTTCTTCATCCTTGAGGAGGATATGCCGCAGCCTGACCTTTTCGGGTTCTTTATACTGATCAAGATTATTCTCGTAATATTTGGTAATCTCGGAATCAGCTATTGAAGAATTCAACATTTCCTCAATGTCTTTCTGGACTTCAGAGTAGGGCTTGATCTTACCCGGTTCTTTTTTCACAGCCCTGATTACATGATAACCAAGCTGTGTGTCTACTACCGGTGAATATTCGGCTGTGTCAAGCAGCTGGCAGTAGACCTTGAAATTCGGATCAAGATTCAGCCCAAAAGAAAAGCTGCCGCCGGTAAAGTTATAACCGAAGGTTCCGCCCTCATCCTTGAAACGAATGCTTTCTTCCTGATCCACAGAACCGTCGGCATTGACTAACCCAAGTGTACCGCCGCTCTGGGAAGTGGATCCATCTGAATATTTCTTGGCCACCTCTTCAAACGAGATTCCCTGCTTCAGCTCTGCAAGAGCTGCTTCGGCCAGTCTTCTAGCTTCCTTATCTGCCTTTTCGGAAACCTTCTTCTCCAGTACCTGATCTGCGACTTTTTCAAAAGGCTGTACAACCGGAGATTTGATTTCAGCAATTTTTAAAACTTCCACTCCATCATTCAGATCCACTTTCCCGACTTCTCCTTTCCTCATGGAAAACAGTTTGTCTTCCAGCTGAGAAATCAGGCTTTTACCGGCAATCCAGTATGGATCGATCAGAGATTTATCGAAGTCGTCCTGAAATTTACCCTGCGGAATGAAGCCTGTGTCGCCGCCGTTCTTGGCACTGTCAGCTTTGGAATTTTCCCGTGCCAGCACGGTAAAATCGGCCCCTTTGGCAATTTTATCGATCAGTTCGTCAGCCTGGTTTTCGACGGTTTTCTTAGCCTTGTCATCCAGGAGTTTTTCCTGGACTTTCTTATCCACAGCCGCGAACGGCATGGGTTTCTTGTCTTCCCGTTCCAGGATCTTGAACACATGGATTCCATGCACTCCTTCAATTACCGTGGAAATCTCCTCTGTGCCAAGTTTAAAGACGACCCCCTCGATCGCCTGGTCCAAAGATTTTCCATCCATGATCTCATCTTTGATGATCTGGTCATTGAATCCGTCGGGTTGCCTGCCGCGATAGAAAAATCCCAAATCTCCGCCCTTAGAGGCTGTTTTGGCGTTTGAAAATTTCATGGCCAGCTGGGCGAAATCTTCACCTTTCACCGCTGACTGGCGAATCTCTTCGGCTTGTTTTTTCAAGTAATCCCGGACTTTGATCCCTGCCAGTTCATCCTCGATTTCCTTTTTTACTTCCTCGAATTTCTTGGTGTTCTCTGCCTTGTGTTCAAGCACCTTGATGATATGATATCCGAAGCTCGTTTTCACAGGTTCACAGATCTTCCCGATTTCAGCTGCAAAGGCAGTATCTTCAAATGCTTTTGTCATCTCTCCACGGGCGAACAGGCCGAGATCCCCGCCGTTTTCAGCGCTGGCGCTGTCCTTGGAAAACTGCTTGGCCAGAGTTGTAAAATCTTCCCCGTTTTTCAAACGGCCGTAAAGATCTTTAGCCTCTTCTTCCTGATTCACCAGGATGTGCTGGGCATGAACCTTTTCGGGATCTTTATACCTGTCGAGATTGTCCTTGTAATATTTCTGAACATCTTCATCAGTGATAGTGACTTTTTTTCTGTTCTCTTGAGAATCCGGTGCCAGCAGGATATGCTGAGC is from Candidatus Wallbacteria bacterium and encodes:
- a CDS encoding four-carbon acid sugar kinase family protein, whose translation is MLKNDLRIAVLADDLTGITDTASVFFGLNYRCLFSLKNEFVPESRILFFNSRTRNLNSGKNFSTIQSIHKHFLGLCSQNEINLVYKKIDSTLRGPIPDEVLSLSELLNPGLIPFLPENPVQKRVYTGSEYLVNGFPIEQTFYAADPNNPSSKTVFFKLQSRLGSRFWAPPIFSSAELESAMATLFQRSDFNFIVASAAAAAFFPPLAADFPPPGTKTRKCLVISGSLNTLNSAQLELLRNFALEIPMSRLNQTDQYLSQSDLCLLDLSKAVSQVSFDQSLQTLSSSLLSKPNLIICGGETADSFLRCSSAEVLEVSGIAARGIPLCSDRNRLIIMKPGGFGEPDFYERCYQLIRSFQH
- a CDS encoding CTP synthase, with amino-acid sequence MATKFVFVTGGVVSSLGKGITAASLGRLLKARGLNVTVIKLDPYINVDPGTMNPYQHGEVFVTNDGAETDLDLGHYERFLDSDLSRNNNVTTGQIYNHVIMRERKGDYLGGTVQVIPHITTAIKEKILRLSAGDVFDVILCEVGGTVGDIESLPFLEAIRQLKKDVGQKNVCYIHVTLVPHLKTTGELKTKPTQHSVKELRSLGLQPDIIVCRTEKHISRSIKEKIALFCDTDPEAVIEARDLTSIYEIPLVMEKQGLATHVLKRLELPASEPDLASWESMVTMVKKIKTYELTIALAGKYVELKDAYLSVIESCYHSSTWEDTKLTIVPLDTDQLTPEELKTSIQSVQGVIVPGGFGSRGIEGKIEAVRLARELKIPFLGLCLGMQCTVIEFARNVCGLAGANSTEFDQNTIYPVIDILPEQKDIEKLGGTMRLGLFPCIIEDKSLANRIYDSKLIFERHRHRYEFNNAYRKTLSDKGLVFSGLSPDRRLVEIVELKEHPFFISVQFHPEFRSRPTTPHPLFLQFIKACLKYAEK
- a CDS encoding peptidylprolyl isomerase → MIFGKSTKRKWISAVIWSIVACFVASIFVMGAQFTYQRAQKAKEKTDQNSGDKEEQKNSQFTSEELKKPLAEVNGESIVLREYYDELQSTSPEYKNYFKLNTLDGKLDYLKNMANMLIIKQKGKELKINISDEEAVDSIVSNYKRMGQVIDKDKLLAKIKEGSPDLARVIDGQKVPMIIEKIQANMMTDLAVSQDSVEAFYLQHKNEFKKETTVNGKSSEIQLGLNDVASDIRTILEKEKVDKVAYSFYDSHQEMFRSEEKTLIAHIFLDKNSKKRKDLFITQTGTEELQSYYKMRERDFLTPKNIRANHIYLKFSDVDKTRIVFGTNEVREYYEKNIADYQYPEKMRAQHILLAPDSQENRKKVTITDEDVQKYYKDNLDRYKDPEKVHAQHILVNQEEEAKDLYGRLKNGEDFTTLAKQFSKDSASAENGGDLGLFARGEMTKAFEDTAFAAEIGKICEPVKTSFGYHIIKVLEHKAENTKKFEEVKKEIEDELAGIKVRDYLKKQAEEIRQSAVKGEDFAQLAMKFSNAKTASKGGDLGFFYRGRQPDGFNDQIIKDEIMDGKSLDQAIEGVVFKLGTEEISTVIEGVHGIHVFKILEREDKKPMPFAAVDKKVQEKLLDDKAKKTVENQADELIDKIAKGADFTVLARENSKADSAKNGGDTGFIPQGKFQDDFDKSLIDPYWIAGKSLISQLEDKLFSMRKGEVGKVDLNDGVEVLKIAEIKSPVVQPFEKVADQVLEKKVSEKADKEARRLAEAALAELKQGISFEEVAKKYSDGSTSQSGGTLGLVNADGSVDQEESIRFKDEGGTFGYNFTGGSFSFGLNLDPNFKVYCQLLDTAEYSPVVDTQLGYHVIRAVKKEPGKIKPYSEVQKDIEEMLNSSIADSEITKYYENNLDQYKEPEKVRLRHILLKDEETAKKVKTQLSQGENFMELARKFSLDQSREMGGDIGEVPRGKLPKEIEDVAFSLEVGKNSDIIKSPYGFHLLQVTDKKPARTIPLAEKKEEIKAQLLKPRKDKAFQYWMQEAHNLTRVKLDQENIINFLKRL
- a CDS encoding radical SAM protein; this encodes MLPTDQIISALVDSLRQNTVPITSRCQADCFFCSNKFNPPGVSVYSFDFTVEILKQYFQLLSSDSPIIIGESATRICEGEPLLHPDLKKILSSLRELYPETPIKLTTNGVLLDRDWLDFFIKIKPFELTVSVNSIGRHYEFMKCELLLPLPFITEFLSSNSVPLNISLVYFRQFETDLFRDLESLKKLPAQLWRILKPGRSKLADFNADWPEKSFYKKLDPFREDRLILLEPPELSDLEARVLGFTRVFKSGLLKAGDVILEVSGIPVKSRYEAFLTLTSLKDPTIRFQRNGQLYEMTIRKERKEKSGLVFEHDIHPDDWNSVSGILASNFRIVSAPLPASFLKSIFPEKRELIISCPNTVFGGNICVAGLMTLQDLTKLGLSGKYYLPSVMFNNLGFDLTGQTIKSGGFDVRHKAFYLEL